One window of Candidatus Portiera aleyrodidarum genomic DNA carries:
- the leuC gene encoding 3-isopropylmalate dehydratase large subunit, protein MTGQTLYDKIWSSHLIKCREDGTSLIYIDRHLLHEVTSPQAFEGLRLNNRKIWRVDTNLATVDHNVPTKLEERINGIKDSLSRIQVQRLKNNCKEFAIKKIFNIKDVRQGIVHVIGPENGATLPGMTVVCGDSHTSTHGAFSALSYGIGTSEVEHVLATQCLLQRKLKNMKICIDGYLSDKVTAKDLILSIINIIGTDGGTGYAMEFTGSTIKSLSMEGRMTICNMAIEAGAKVGLIAADQTTINYLHGRTLVPNTYWQDAKQKWKNLFSDCDAIFEKSIKIYAKNIEPQVSWGTQPDMVVGVNGKIPNPKNYNKHDRNNIELAIKYMGLKPEQKILDIKLDRIFIGSCTNSRIEDLRIAAKIIRNKHIASNIKQAIVVPGSGLVKLQAELEGLDEIFISAGFEWREPGCSMCLAMNSDKLEFGERCASTSNRNFESRQGYGGRTHLVSPAMAAAAAIAGHFIDVRYI, encoded by the coding sequence ATGACAGGACAGACGCTTTATGATAAAATTTGGTCTTCTCATCTAATAAAATGTCGTGAAGATGGAACATCATTAATTTATATAGATCGTCATTTATTACATGAAGTAACATCACCTCAAGCTTTTGAAGGTTTACGTTTAAATAATAGAAAAATTTGGAGAGTAGATACAAATCTAGCTACTGTTGATCATAATGTACCAACGAAATTAGAAGAACGTATAAATGGTATTAAGGATTCACTTTCTCGTATTCAAGTGCAAAGGTTAAAAAACAATTGTAAAGAATTTGCAATAAAAAAAATTTTTAATATAAAAGATGTAAGACAAGGTATTGTACATGTTATAGGGCCGGAAAATGGTGCAACTTTACCTGGGATGACTGTTGTTTGTGGAGATTCTCATACTTCTACACATGGTGCTTTTTCTGCTTTATCTTATGGGATTGGTACTTCGGAAGTTGAACATGTATTAGCAACACAATGTTTATTACAACGTAAATTAAAAAATATGAAAATTTGTATTGATGGATATTTATCAGATAAAGTCACTGCTAAAGATTTAATCTTATCAATAATAAATATTATTGGTACCGATGGAGGTACAGGATATGCAATGGAATTTACAGGTAGTACTATTAAATCTTTATCTATGGAAGGTAGAATGACCATATGTAATATGGCGATTGAAGCAGGAGCAAAAGTGGGTTTAATTGCAGCAGATCAAACTACAATTAATTATCTTCATGGACGTACATTAGTACCTAATACATATTGGCAAGATGCAAAACAAAAATGGAAAAACTTATTTTCGGATTGTGATGCTATATTTGAGAAATCTATAAAAATATATGCAAAAAATATTGAACCTCAGGTAAGTTGGGGAACACAACCGGATATGGTTGTTGGCGTAAATGGCAAAATACCTAATCCTAAAAATTATAATAAACATGATCGTAATAATATAGAATTAGCTATAAAATATATGGGTTTAAAACCAGAACAAAAAATCTTAGATATTAAACTTGATCGTATTTTTATAGGATCATGTACTAATTCTCGTATTGAAGATTTACGTATTGCAGCTAAAATTATTAGAAATAAGCATATTGCTTCTAATATTAAGCAAGCGATAGTAGTACCAGGGTCTGGGTTAGTAAAACTTCAAGCTGAATTAGAAGGATTAGATGAAATATTTATTTCTGCTGGTTTTGAATGGCGAGAACCAGGTTGTTCAATGTGTTTAGCTATGAATTCGGATAAACTTGAATTCGGGGAAAGATGTGCATCTACTTCTAATAGAAATTTTGAAAGCCGTCAAGGATATGGTGGTAGAACTCATTTAGTAAGTCCCGCTATGGCTGCTGCTGCTGCTATAGCTGGACATTTTATTGATGTACGTTATATTTAG
- the aroC gene encoding chorismate synthase — MSGNTFGKLFTVTTFGESHGEALGAIIDGCPPGIEISEYDIQKHLNIRKPGGSKYTTQRREPDKVKILSGVFKGITTGTPIGLLIENVDQRSKDYNKIKNQFRPSHADYTYYKKYGIRDYRGGGRSSARETVMRVAAGAIAKKYLSKFNIFIRGYMSQIGSIKLPFVSWNVVYKNPFFCADPNKITYLEKYMQKLQRDKDSIGAKITIIADGVPIGLGEPVFDKLDAELAHALMSINAVKGIEIGTGFLSVNQRGSEHRDEIKNKKFISNNSGGILGGISNGQSVIIHLCLKPTSSITIPGNTIDIYGNSIEVITKGRHDPCVGIRAIPIAEAMVALTLMDHLLRNRAQNIDVKVKNIIGVN; from the coding sequence ATGTCAGGTAATACCTTTGGTAAGTTATTTACAGTAACGACATTTGGTGAAAGTCATGGTGAAGCCTTAGGTGCTATTATAGATGGTTGTCCTCCAGGTATAGAAATAAGTGAATATGATATTCAAAAACATTTAAATATTAGAAAACCAGGTGGTTCTAAATATACTACTCAACGTCGTGAACCAGATAAAGTTAAAATATTATCAGGTGTTTTTAAAGGAATTACTACAGGTACACCAATTGGATTATTAATAGAAAATGTAGATCAACGTTCTAAAGATTATAATAAAATAAAAAACCAATTTCGTCCTTCTCATGCAGATTATACATATTATAAAAAATATGGTATTAGAGATTATAGAGGTGGTGGTAGATCTAGTGCTAGAGAAACAGTAATGCGTGTAGCAGCAGGTGCAATAGCAAAAAAATATCTTAGTAAATTTAATATTTTTATACGTGGTTATATGAGTCAAATAGGATCAATTAAATTACCTTTTGTTAGTTGGAATGTAGTATATAAGAATCCTTTTTTTTGTGCAGATCCAAATAAAATAACTTATTTAGAAAAATATATGCAAAAATTACAACGTGATAAAGATTCTATTGGAGCTAAAATTACAATAATTGCTGATGGAGTCCCAATAGGATTAGGTGAACCAGTTTTTGATAAATTAGATGCAGAATTAGCTCATGCTTTAATGAGTATTAATGCAGTTAAAGGTATAGAAATAGGTACAGGTTTTTTATCAGTAAATCAAAGAGGTAGTGAACATAGAGATGAAATAAAAAATAAAAAATTTATTTCTAATAATTCCGGAGGTATATTAGGAGGTATTTCTAATGGTCAATCAGTAATTATACATTTATGTCTAAAACCAACTTCTAGTATTACTATACCTGGTAATACTATTGATATTTATGGTAATTCAATTGAAGTAATAACTAAAGGACGGCATGATCCTTGTGTAGGTATTAGAGCTATACCTATTGCAGAAGCAATGGTAGCCTTAACTTTAATGGATCATTTATTAAGAAATCGTGCTCAAAATATTGATGTAAAAGTTAAAAATATAATAGGAGTAAACTAA
- the leuD gene encoding 3-isopropylmalate dehydratase small subunit, whose product MEKFINHKGLVVPIHRSNIDTDLIIPKQFLKSINRSGFGFNLFDGLRYIDEGYPGKKNRLINKDFVLNKSRYKGASILLTRTNFGCGSSREHAVWALKEYGFKVIIAQSFAEIFYNNALKNGILLITLKNFLIDEFFLSVYNQKGYILDINLTKQIIYKHSGKKINFSIDPFSKYCLENGLDDIGITLKEINTIKIFENIHKKNNPWL is encoded by the coding sequence ATGGAAAAATTTATTAATCACAAAGGTTTAGTTGTACCTATTCATAGATCTAATATTGATACTGATTTAATTATTCCTAAACAATTTTTAAAATCAATTAATCGTAGTGGTTTTGGTTTTAATTTATTTGATGGATTACGTTATATTGATGAAGGTTATCCAGGAAAAAAAAACAGGTTAATAAATAAAGATTTTGTATTAAATAAATCTAGATATAAAGGAGCTAGTATATTATTAACACGTACTAATTTTGGATGTGGTAGTTCTAGAGAACATGCAGTTTGGGCTCTTAAAGAATATGGTTTTAAAGTAATTATAGCACAAAGTTTTGCAGAAATATTTTATAATAATGCTTTAAAAAATGGTATTCTTCTTATAACGTTAAAAAATTTTTTAATTGATGAATTTTTTTTATCTGTATACAACCAAAAAGGTTATATATTAGATATAAATTTGACAAAACAAATAATATATAAACATAGTGGAAAAAAAATTAATTTTTCAATAGATCCATTTAGTAAATATTGTTTAGAAAATGGTTTAGATGATATAGGTATTACTTTAAAAGAAATAAATACTATTAAAATTTTTGAAAATATTCATAAAAAAAATAATCCTTGGTTATAA
- a CDS encoding MFS transporter: MLISTQQAFQAKNKLPKKKNSLFTPLTFKPFRIIWFADLIANLGTWAQSVASVWILTEYHASSITLAMIQVVTALPLVLLSIISGVWADNYDRRKLMLMGMFLEFTGGALITSFAFIGYLNSTKLILSILGMSIGASLAVPAWQAAINEQVSKNQVTNAVILNSVNYNFARAVGPVIGGILINTVGTAWVFLLNCLCYLGLIWAVWQWKQIYPKRILPPEHIYEGVISAFKFAKYSKVMRSVMLRSFVFGLSASALWALLPVLANTKASIYGYMLGALGTGAIIGSAIVTKLCKLVDTNKMISSASILLSIVMLVIGSLNIKLLIFGALMIGGSCWITVLASYNSSVQMLVPDWVKARALALYQTTLYAGLAIGSFCWGHIAGIINVKFGLLIAGLLLLISTIALLKLKLPKLDDKNNSIRHHVQPKYNKNKLEFSKYKESIIVSSEYCIPVNKTNDFINIIIKLRNVRLRNGAKSWSLYRNVEDKEIWQEIFLIRNWLQYLRMLSRITIADKIIIDKVNKMHIGIKPPRTYQGIQQIKPKF; encoded by the coding sequence ATGCTTATCTCAACACAACAAGCTTTTCAAGCAAAAAATAAATTACCAAAGAAAAAAAATAGTTTATTTACCCCATTAACATTTAAACCTTTTAGAATAATATGGTTTGCAGATTTAATTGCAAATTTAGGTACATGGGCACAATCGGTAGCTTCTGTTTGGATATTAACTGAATATCATGCAAGTTCTATAACTTTAGCAATGATACAAGTAGTTACAGCTTTACCTTTAGTATTATTATCTATTATTTCCGGTGTATGGGCTGATAATTATGATAGACGTAAACTTATGTTAATGGGAATGTTTTTAGAATTTACTGGTGGGGCTTTAATTACGTCTTTCGCTTTTATTGGTTATTTAAATTCTACAAAATTAATATTATCTATATTAGGAATGTCTATAGGTGCTTCTTTAGCAGTACCAGCATGGCAAGCAGCAATAAATGAACAAGTTTCTAAAAATCAAGTTACTAATGCTGTAATTTTAAATAGTGTTAATTATAATTTTGCAAGAGCAGTAGGCCCAGTAATAGGTGGTATTCTTATAAATACAGTGGGTACTGCTTGGGTATTTTTACTTAATTGTTTATGTTATTTAGGATTAATTTGGGCAGTTTGGCAATGGAAACAAATTTATCCTAAAAGAATTTTACCACCAGAACATATATATGAAGGGGTTATTTCAGCCTTCAAATTTGCTAAATATTCTAAAGTTATGAGATCTGTTATGTTAAGATCTTTTGTTTTTGGTCTTTCAGCTAGTGCTTTATGGGCCTTGCTTCCAGTATTAGCTAATACTAAAGCTTCAATATATGGTTATATGTTAGGAGCTTTAGGTACAGGCGCTATTATTGGTAGTGCAATAGTAACTAAATTATGTAAGTTAGTAGATACTAATAAAATGATTAGTTCGGCTTCTATATTATTAAGTATAGTAATGTTAGTCATTGGAAGTTTAAATATCAAATTATTAATTTTTGGAGCATTAATGATAGGAGGGAGTTGTTGGATAACAGTATTAGCCAGTTATAATTCATCAGTTCAAATGTTAGTACCTGATTGGGTTAAAGCTAGAGCTTTAGCACTTTATCAAACTACGTTATATGCCGGTTTAGCAATTGGTTCTTTTTGTTGGGGACATATAGCTGGTATTATAAATGTCAAATTTGGATTATTAATAGCAGGTTTATTATTATTAATATCTACTATAGCTTTATTAAAATTAAAATTACCCAAATTAGATGATAAAAATAATAGTATAAGGCATCATGTACAGCCTAAATATAATAAAAATAAATTAGAATTTTCTAAATATAAAGAATCAATAATAGTATCAAGTGAATATTGTATTCCTGTTAATAAAACCAATGATTTTATTAATATTATAATTAAATTAAGAAATGTTAGATTGCGTAATGGTGCTAAATCTTGGTCCTTATATCGTAATGTTGAAGATAAAGAAATATGGCAAGAAATATTTTTAATACGTAATTGGTTACAATATTTAAGAATGTTAAGTAGAATAACAATTGCCGATAAAATTATTATAGATAAAGTTAATAAAATGCATATAGGTATCAAACCACCTAGAACATATCAAGGAATACAACAAATCAAACCAAAATTCTAA
- the acpP gene encoding acyl carrier protein gives MLNLEKKIKSIVSKKLNINPNIIKTNSLFIEELGADSLDIIELIMTLEEEFNIEITDETSNNIKNINDVINYIKNYY, from the coding sequence ATTTTAAATTTAGAAAAAAAAATTAAATCAATAGTATCAAAAAAATTAAATATTAATCCTAATATTATAAAAACAAATTCTTTGTTTATTGAAGAATTAGGTGCCGATTCACTTGATATAATAGAATTAATAATGACTTTAGAAGAAGAATTTAATATTGAAATAACTGATGAAACATCAAACAATATAAAAAATATTAACGATGTTATTAATTATATAAAAAATTATTATTAA
- a CDS encoding 2-isopropylmalate synthase: MFYNFDHRKYCYLDIFPKIKKRNWINKKISKAPIWVSEDLRDGNQSISEPMNVEQKKNLWTLLINIGIKEIMVGFPSASKADFDFVRWLIRNKQIPSDVTIAVLVQARKHLIQRTFESLIGINNAIIHFYNSTSPIQRDRVFKTNKEGIISIAAKGANYILQQTKKYNKVFWIIEYTPESFSNTELDFSLNICELVLDILSPKNIYKVILNLPTTVDVASPHIYADQIEYFCNNISKRDKVIISVHTHNDRGSAVSSAELASLAGAKRIEGTLLGNGERTGNMDLITLAMNLYSQGIDPKIDLSCPEELIDIVTECTKIPIHPRHPWIGELVYTAFSGSHQDAIRKSLKKQKPNEIWQVAYLPIDPNDIGRNYKYVIRLNSQSGKSGMAFLLERDYKIKFPRWMMIALAQLVQKESDKKMLELSSYDIYHILKNNFFLEKPFNLLTYIFNINKNIFQLYINNKIYLNIYYSIIDGMKKLILLFISNWKNHQMKLINYYIQKINNYYIAFINININEKNLIGIAIDIEKFSVVLKSLLSAINKYMLSG, translated from the coding sequence ATGTTTTATAATTTTGATCATAGAAAATATTGTTATTTAGATATATTTCCTAAAATTAAAAAAAGAAATTGGATTAATAAAAAAATCAGTAAAGCCCCAATTTGGGTTAGTGAGGATTTAAGAGATGGTAATCAGTCTATAAGTGAACCAATGAATGTTGAACAAAAAAAAAACTTATGGACATTATTAATTAATATTGGAATAAAAGAAATTATGGTAGGATTTCCTTCTGCAAGTAAAGCTGATTTTGATTTTGTAAGATGGTTAATTAGAAATAAACAAATTCCTTCAGATGTTACTATTGCTGTGTTGGTACAGGCAAGAAAACATTTAATTCAACGTACTTTTGAGTCTCTTATTGGAATAAATAACGCTATAATACATTTTTATAATTCAACTTCTCCAATTCAAAGGGATCGTGTATTTAAAACAAATAAAGAAGGTATTATATCAATAGCAGCTAAAGGAGCAAATTATATTTTACAACAAACTAAAAAATATAATAAAGTATTTTGGATAATAGAATATACTCCAGAAAGTTTTTCTAATACGGAACTTGATTTTTCTTTAAATATTTGTGAATTAGTGCTGGATATTTTGAGTCCAAAAAATATATATAAAGTTATATTAAATTTACCTACGACTGTAGATGTAGCTAGCCCACATATTTATGCTGATCAAATTGAATATTTTTGTAATAATATAAGTAAAAGAGATAAAGTTATAATATCAGTTCATACTCATAATGATAGAGGATCAGCTGTTTCATCAGCTGAATTAGCTAGTTTAGCAGGAGCCAAACGTATAGAAGGTACATTATTAGGTAATGGTGAACGTACAGGAAATATGGATTTAATTACATTAGCTATGAATTTATATAGTCAAGGAATAGATCCTAAGATTGATTTATCTTGTCCAGAAGAACTAATAGATATAGTTACAGAATGTACTAAAATACCAATTCATCCACGTCATCCATGGATAGGAGAATTAGTATATACTGCTTTTTCTGGTAGTCATCAAGATGCTATACGTAAGTCATTAAAAAAACAAAAACCAAATGAAATATGGCAAGTAGCTTATTTACCTATAGATCCCAATGATATAGGACGTAATTATAAATATGTTATTAGACTTAATAGTCAATCAGGTAAAAGTGGGATGGCTTTTTTGCTTGAAAGAGATTATAAAATTAAATTCCCACGTTGGATGATGATTGCGTTAGCACAGTTAGTACAAAAAGAAAGTGATAAAAAAATGTTAGAATTATCTAGTTATGATATATATCATATATTAAAAAATAACTTTTTTTTAGAAAAACCATTTAATTTATTAACTTATATTTTTAATATAAATAAAAATATTTTCCAACTATATATTAATAATAAAATTTACTTGAATATATATTATTCCATAATAGATGGTATGAAGAAATTAATATTATTATTTATAAGTAATTGGAAAAATCATCAAATGAAATTAATAAATTATTATATACAAAAAATTAATAATTATTATATAGCGTTTATTAATATTAATATTAATGAAAAAAACTTAATTGGAATAGCTATAGATATAGAAAAATTTTCAGTTGTTTTAAAATCACTTTTATCAGCTATAAATAAATATATGCTATCGGGCTAA
- a CDS encoding cold-shock protein produces MATGTVKWFNDTKGYGFISPDDGGGDLFAHFSEIQADGFKSLQDGQKVSFEVTQGKKGLQAASIKVLNN; encoded by the coding sequence ATGGCAACTGGTACTGTCAAATGGTTTAACGATACTAAAGGCTATGGTTTTATATCACCGGATGATGGTGGAGGAGATTTATTTGCTCATTTTTCTGAAATACAAGCGGATGGTTTTAAATCACTTCAAGATGGTCAAAAAGTATCATTTGAAGTAACTCAAGGAAAAAAAGGCCTTCAAGCAGCTTCTATAAAAGTCCTTAATAATTAA
- a CDS encoding DNA polymerase III, delta' subunit has product MNKTKVLLPWHKNKLKKFLFLIKKEIIPHALLLIGQPGIGKNKFAKLLISIILCSNFNKKEDKINNYSCGSCNQCLMWINGYHPNIINISKYSIINIDSIRIINKFIETTPQYDGYRIIFIKNASNMTIEATNALLKNIEEPGSLVLFILTSNVLLLPTMNSRCCKFVFKPIYNNFFLFWVASHIYYSAESNLFLNITCNKPLLANNINYIINLRHILNIIFYNLINGAEPIKEIKKIKIKNINLFLDFGISFIEDIIRLLSGIKNIKNYDIISLYINLIKKNILLNNCFKLLYITYKKRKIFINNKNINNKLLLETWLINFIRNIFEEI; this is encoded by the coding sequence ATGAATAAAACAAAGGTATTGTTACCTTGGCATAAAAATAAATTAAAAAAATTTTTATTTTTAATAAAAAAAGAAATTATTCCACATGCATTATTATTAATAGGACAACCAGGTATTGGAAAAAATAAATTTGCTAAATTATTAATATCAATTATATTATGTTCTAACTTTAATAAAAAAGAAGATAAAATAAATAATTATAGTTGTGGAAGTTGTAATCAATGTTTAATGTGGATTAATGGATATCATCCTAATATTATTAATATAAGTAAATATTCTATTATAAATATTGATTCAATAAGAATTATCAATAAGTTTATTGAAACAACACCACAATATGATGGTTATCGTATTATTTTTATTAAAAATGCTTCTAATATGACAATAGAAGCTACTAATGCTTTATTAAAAAATATTGAAGAACCCGGTTCACTTGTTTTATTTATATTAACTTCTAATGTATTATTATTACCTACTATGAATAGTAGATGTTGTAAATTTGTTTTTAAACCTATATATAACAATTTCTTTTTATTTTGGGTAGCTTCACATATATATTATTCAGCAGAATCAAATTTATTTTTAAATATAACATGTAATAAACCTTTATTAGCTAATAATATAAATTATATAATAAACTTAAGACACATATTAAATATTATTTTTTATAATTTAATAAATGGGGCAGAACCTATTAAGGAAATAAAAAAAATTAAGATAAAAAATATTAATCTATTTTTGGATTTTGGTATAAGTTTTATTGAAGATATAATTAGATTATTATCTGGTATAAAAAATATAAAAAATTATGATATTATATCATTATATATAAATTTAATAAAAAAAAATATATTATTAAATAATTGCTTTAAATTATTATATATAACTTATAAAAAACGTAAAATATTTATTAATAATAAAAATATTAATAATAAATTATTATTAGAAACTTGGTTAATAAATTTTATAAGGAATATTTTTGAAGAAATTTAA
- the rpmF gene encoding 50S ribosomal protein L32, which translates to MNNLKNYKIIISNQFNQRLDNYLIKSLKGIPNNLIYRLIRKGIIKINNQTVKAKNKLQIGDKISIPILYKNIGKKQININETLKNFLINKILYESNDWLIINKPSGFAVHGGSNINIGLIEALKLIRKDINLIELVHRIDKNTSGCLLIAKSIKFLLYINSAFKKKYIEKCYLALVEGNWPINYTYLYAPINKYKININGEYYNIVNKLGKPSYTFFEICKTFTGFTLIKVFPMTGRMHQIRVHTAYLGHPLLGDEKYGSKVGKKFSYILKLKRMFLHSYYIRFPDFKSGQIIQIKTKIDESLKLVLTRANQYIKEIRMAVQKNKKTRSKRGMRRSHNALLLPTLNKDKLTGTIHRRHYISSDGYYRGKKIF; encoded by the coding sequence ATGAATAATTTAAAAAATTATAAAATAATAATTTCTAACCAATTTAATCAAAGATTAGATAATTATTTAATTAAAAGTTTAAAAGGTATACCTAACAATTTAATTTATCGTCTTATTAGAAAAGGAATTATAAAAATAAATAATCAAACAGTTAAAGCTAAAAATAAATTACAAATAGGTGATAAAATTAGCATTCCTATATTATATAAGAATATAGGAAAAAAACAAATAAATATAAATGAAACATTAAAAAACTTTTTAATTAATAAAATTCTTTATGAATCTAATGATTGGTTAATAATTAATAAACCTTCTGGTTTTGCTGTTCATGGTGGTAGTAATATTAATATTGGTTTAATTGAAGCTTTAAAATTAATTAGAAAAGATATTAATTTAATTGAATTAGTTCATCGTATTGATAAAAACACTTCAGGATGTTTATTAATAGCTAAATCTATAAAATTTTTACTTTATATTAATTCAGCTTTTAAAAAAAAATATATAGAAAAATGTTATTTAGCTTTAGTAGAAGGTAATTGGCCAATAAATTATACATATCTATATGCTCCAATTAATAAATATAAAATTAATATTAATGGAGAATATTATAATATAGTTAATAAATTAGGTAAACCATCCTATACTTTTTTTGAAATATGTAAAACTTTTACTGGATTTACATTAATAAAAGTTTTTCCTATGACAGGTAGAATGCATCAAATACGTGTTCATACTGCATATTTAGGTCATCCTTTATTAGGAGATGAAAAATATGGAAGTAAAGTGGGTAAAAAGTTTTCTTATATTTTAAAACTTAAAAGAATGTTTTTACATTCTTATTATATAAGATTTCCAGACTTTAAAAGTGGACAAATTATTCAAATTAAAACAAAAATTGATGAATCACTTAAATTAGTATTAACTAGAGCAAATCAATATATTAAGGAAATTAGAATGGCAGTTCAAAAAAATAAAAAAACTCGTTCTAAAAGAGGTATGCGTCGCTCACATAATGCATTATTATTACCTACTTTAAATAAAGACAAACTAACTGGTACTATACATCGTAGACATTATATATCATCAGATGGATATTATAGAGGTAAAAAAATATTTTAA
- the leuB gene encoding 3-isopropylmalate dehydrogenase, producing the protein MKNEILILPGDGIGPEVINEAVKVIKILQKKKLITSVIRYAKIGGYAIDKLGLPLPNDTLKAAKSARAILLGAVGGKKWDNIKDFNKRPEYGLLKLRKSLNFFANLRNTSFYPQLLSSSIKSEILSNVNIMIVRELSQGLYFGKPRGILYNSYGLRYGYNTSNYDEKAIRRIGIIAFEIAKTRKKQICSVDKANVIEVSRLWREIITDLSKEYQDVKLSHMYIDNAAMQLILSPKTFDVIVTGNMFGDILSDEAANLTGSIGMLPSASINSIGQGLFEPCHGSAPDIANKGIANPIATILSVSMMLHYSLQKPLLSKYLNIAINNVLNKGIRTADINYTGKNFVSTKIMGDVIIEEFEKLI; encoded by the coding sequence ATGAAAAATGAAATTTTAATATTACCTGGTGATGGTATTGGTCCTGAAGTAATAAATGAAGCAGTTAAAGTTATTAAAATATTACAAAAAAAGAAATTAATTACTTCAGTTATTCGTTATGCTAAAATTGGAGGTTATGCAATAGATAAATTAGGTTTACCACTTCCAAATGATACATTAAAAGCAGCAAAATCAGCTCGTGCAATTTTATTAGGTGCGGTAGGAGGTAAGAAGTGGGATAATATAAAAGACTTTAATAAACGTCCTGAATATGGATTATTAAAATTACGTAAATCATTAAATTTTTTTGCTAATTTAAGAAATACTAGTTTTTATCCACAACTTTTATCATCAAGCATTAAATCAGAAATATTATCAAATGTTAATATTATGATTGTAAGAGAATTAAGTCAGGGTCTTTATTTTGGTAAACCAAGAGGTATTTTATATAATTCATATGGTTTACGTTATGGATACAATACATCAAATTATGATGAAAAAGCAATACGTAGAATTGGTATAATAGCTTTTGAAATTGCTAAAACACGTAAAAAACAAATTTGCTCAGTAGATAAAGCTAACGTTATAGAAGTTTCAAGGTTATGGAGAGAAATCATTACTGATTTATCCAAGGAATATCAGGATGTAAAATTATCTCATATGTATATTGATAATGCAGCTATGCAACTTATATTATCACCAAAAACATTTGATGTTATTGTTACTGGAAATATGTTTGGAGATATACTATCTGATGAAGCTGCTAATTTAACAGGATCAATAGGTATGTTACCTTCAGCTTCTATAAATTCAATAGGACAAGGTTTATTTGAACCATGTCATGGTAGTGCTCCAGATATTGCTAATAAAGGAATTGCTAATCCGATTGCTACAATTTTATCTGTTTCAATGATGTTACATTATTCTTTACAAAAACCTTTATTATCTAAATATTTAAATATAGCTATAAATAATGTTTTAAATAAAGGTATTCGTACAGCAGATATAAATTATACTGGTAAAAATTTCGTATCTACAAAAATAATGGGTGATGTAATAATTGAAGAATTTGAAAAATTAATTTAA